Proteins from a single region of Phaeacidiphilus oryzae TH49:
- a CDS encoding MFS transporter, with protein MSTVEAERPAHPWYVLAAVVFAIGMAGTTLPTPLYGLYRQQLGFSEFMVTVIFAVYAVGVITALLVAGNFSDVLGRRPVLWAALLLSVLSGCCFVFEGGLPLLFLGRLLSGFAAGLFSGAATAAVTELAPERSRGRAAFTATAANMGGLGCGPLLSGLLAQYAPAPLRLPYLVHLGLLVVAAGLVRVLPESVPRTDARGLPRPQGMVVLPEVRGIFVPAALACFAGFAVLGLFTAVAPSFAAQYLGVDNLAAEGAIVLSVFLASTAGQSLTGRVGAARALPMGAAVLVLGLIGIGCSLLAESVALLVVGAVISGLGQGLAFRASVAAVGRAAPGEQRGATISALFVTAYVGISLPVVGIGALALAAGLRDAGVIFVACVAAVSALVCGYLLRHPLARAA; from the coding sequence ATGAGCACCGTCGAAGCCGAACGCCCGGCGCATCCCTGGTACGTCCTGGCAGCCGTCGTCTTCGCCATCGGCATGGCCGGAACCACGCTGCCCACACCGCTGTACGGGCTCTACCGCCAGCAGCTCGGCTTCTCGGAGTTCATGGTGACGGTCATCTTCGCGGTCTACGCGGTCGGGGTCATCACCGCGCTGCTGGTGGCCGGCAACTTCTCGGACGTGCTGGGCCGCAGGCCGGTGCTGTGGGCCGCTCTCCTCCTCTCGGTGCTCAGTGGCTGCTGCTTCGTGTTCGAGGGCGGGTTGCCGCTGCTCTTCCTCGGCCGCCTCCTCTCCGGTTTCGCGGCCGGTCTCTTCAGCGGCGCCGCCACCGCCGCCGTCACCGAGCTGGCGCCGGAGCGATCGCGCGGACGGGCCGCGTTCACCGCCACCGCGGCCAACATGGGCGGCCTGGGCTGCGGCCCGCTGCTCTCCGGTCTGCTGGCCCAGTACGCCCCCGCGCCGCTGCGCCTGCCCTACCTCGTCCACCTCGGACTGCTGGTGGTCGCGGCCGGGTTGGTCCGGGTGCTTCCGGAGTCCGTGCCCAGGACCGACGCCCGCGGGCTGCCCCGGCCGCAGGGGATGGTGGTGCTGCCCGAGGTCCGCGGGATCTTCGTGCCGGCTGCGCTGGCCTGCTTCGCCGGCTTCGCGGTGCTCGGGCTCTTCACCGCCGTGGCCCCGAGCTTCGCCGCCCAGTACCTGGGGGTCGACAATCTCGCCGCCGAGGGCGCGATCGTCCTGTCCGTCTTCCTCGCCTCCACGGCCGGCCAGTCGCTGACCGGCCGGGTGGGCGCGGCCCGGGCGCTGCCGATGGGGGCCGCGGTGCTGGTGCTCGGGCTGATCGGGATCGGCTGCTCCCTCCTCGCGGAGTCGGTGGCGCTGCTGGTGGTCGGAGCCGTGATCAGCGGCCTCGGCCAGGGTCTGGCCTTCCGCGCCTCGGTCGCCGCCGTCGGCCGGGCCGCACCCGGCGAGCAGCGCGGCGCGACCATCTCCGCCCTCTTCGTCACCGCCTACGTCGGCATCTCGCTGCCCGTGGTCGGGATCGGCGCCCTCGCCCTGGCCGCGGGGCTGCGCGACGCCGGCGTGATCTTCGTGGCCTGCGTGGCCGCCGTCTCCGCTCTGGTCTGCGGCTACCTGCTGCGGCATCCACTGGCGCGGGCCGCGTAG
- a CDS encoding LLM class flavin-dependent oxidoreductase, with amino-acid sequence MKKIGFLSFGHWSPAPHSQTRSGADALLQSIDLAVAAEELGADGAYFRVHHFARQLASPFPLLSAIGARTSRIEIGTAVIDMRYENPLYMAEDAGAADLISGGRLQLGLSRGSPEQVIEGWRHFGYRPEENGSDADMARAHTERLLDVLKGEGFAEPDPRPMFANPPGLLRVEPHSEGLRDRIWWGSGSNATAAWAARLGMNLQSSTLKDDESGEPLHVQQRKQIEAYREAWRAEGHAREPRVSVSRSVFPLLDDRDRAYFGRGGGSEDQIGYIDARTRSVFGRSYAAEPDVLVKQLAADEAVAAADTLLLTVPNQLGVEYNAHLIEGVLTHVAPELGWR; translated from the coding sequence ATGAAAAAGATCGGGTTCCTGTCCTTCGGGCACTGGTCGCCCGCGCCGCACTCGCAGACGCGGTCCGGGGCAGACGCCCTCCTCCAGTCGATCGACCTCGCGGTCGCCGCCGAGGAGCTGGGCGCCGACGGCGCCTACTTCCGGGTGCACCACTTCGCGCGGCAGCTCGCCTCGCCGTTCCCGCTGCTCTCCGCGATCGGCGCCCGCACCAGCCGGATCGAGATCGGCACCGCCGTCATCGACATGCGCTACGAGAACCCCCTCTACATGGCCGAGGACGCCGGCGCGGCGGACCTGATCTCCGGCGGCCGGCTCCAGCTCGGCCTCAGCCGGGGATCCCCGGAGCAGGTGATCGAGGGCTGGCGGCACTTCGGGTACCGCCCCGAGGAGAACGGCAGCGACGCCGACATGGCCCGCGCCCACACCGAGCGGCTGCTCGACGTGCTCAAGGGAGAGGGCTTCGCGGAGCCCGACCCCCGGCCGATGTTCGCCAACCCGCCCGGGCTGCTGCGCGTCGAACCGCACTCCGAGGGGCTGCGGGACCGCATCTGGTGGGGCTCCGGCTCGAACGCCACCGCGGCCTGGGCCGCAAGGCTGGGGATGAACCTGCAGAGCTCGACGCTGAAGGACGACGAGAGCGGCGAACCGCTGCACGTCCAGCAGCGCAAGCAGATCGAGGCCTACCGGGAGGCCTGGCGCGCCGAGGGGCACGCGCGGGAGCCGAGGGTCTCGGTCAGCCGCAGCGTCTTCCCCCTGCTCGACGACCGCGACCGTGCCTACTTCGGCCGGGGGGGCGGCTCGGAGGACCAGATCGGCTACATCGACGCCCGCACCCGCAGCGTCTTCGGCCGCTCCTACGCCGCCGAGCCCGACGTCCTGGTCAAGCAGCTCGCCGCGGACGAGGCGGTCGCGGCGGCCGACACCCTGCTGCTCACCGTCCCCAACCAACTGGGCGTCGAGTACAACGCCCATCTGATCGAGGGCGTCCTCACCCACGTCGCCCCGGAGCTCGGCTGGCGCTGA
- a CDS encoding serine hydrolase, giving the protein MTRRLAIDDLYAIALPEQPALSPDGARIAYVLRTAEREQDRDERALWTVPTGGGAARRLTRGPADTAPAWSPDGRSLAFLRGGDGPPALCPPQLWLLPSAGGEPQALTGLPAGAGEPVWSPDGREIAFTAPVETGDREPAAGSGRPAPPVVADRLSYKADGHGVFGTVRVHLHVLDLESRAVRQVTDGDWHAGRPAWSPDGRSLAFCAASDPDADLTMRSAAYVLDPADPAARPRRIGTGEGTAYAVDWTADGEALLVTGRTDTELGHASVLRVPLDGGAPADLTAVLDRNVMPGGTGYPGAAPREAADGRTLFCVRDRGCTHLYARDADGGAPRPLVAGAGRVVSGLSTVGDTAALVLATPTSYGEIATVQLSTGREEVLTRHGAGHQEVELFAAREREFTVSDGRTVEGWLLRDPAATGPGPLLLDIHGGPHNAWNGSADPFHLYHQALVARGWSVLLLNPRGSDGYGESFFTASRGVWGAGDAADLLEPLDALVAEGIADARRLAVAGYSYGGFMTCYLTGRDRRFAAAVGGGVVSDLASMCGTSDEAHLLAVAELGGRPWELRERYAELSPYSRVAEVRTPTLLLHGAADERCPVGQAEQWFTALRERGVPSRLVLYPGGSHLFLLEGPPSHRVDYARRIVDWVERHARATAEAPARAPLDAAHWNRRLAALAARHRVPGAVLGISRGGELALAAWGVLNTETGVQVGEDSLFQIGSVTKIWTTTLLMQLVEEGRLDLDAPVADVLPELRLSDPQARKQVTVRHLLTHTSGIDGDVFTDTGRGDDCLERYVEQLASAAQNHPLGATFSYCNSGFVLAGRIVEKLTGTTWDAAVRERLCGPLGLRHTTTLPEEALRFRTAIGHDAGGDGEPRPVPAWGLPRSSGPAGLITASAADVLAFARVHLAGGLAADGGRVLSRRSAEAMTAKEVDLPDTHTLGDSWGLGWIRFGWDGHRVIGHDGSTIGQSAFLRLLPEEDLAVTLLCNGGSAQDLYLDLFREVFAELAGVDMPQPLEPPAEPPAVGLERHLGRYERAGARIEILRGEAGPRLRHTVTGPLAAMVPETVQEVDLVPVADGLWVVRLPGSRSWTPVTFYPLPSGEPYLHFGLRATPKVS; this is encoded by the coding sequence GTGACGCGACGCCTGGCCATCGACGACCTCTACGCCATCGCGCTGCCCGAGCAGCCGGCGCTCTCCCCGGACGGTGCGCGGATCGCCTACGTCCTGCGCACCGCCGAGCGCGAACAGGACCGCGACGAACGGGCGTTGTGGACCGTGCCGACCGGTGGGGGAGCGGCGCGCCGGCTCACCCGCGGTCCCGCCGACACCGCGCCGGCCTGGTCGCCGGACGGCCGGTCGCTTGCCTTCCTGCGCGGCGGCGACGGCCCCCCGGCGCTGTGCCCCCCTCAGCTGTGGCTGCTGCCCTCGGCGGGCGGTGAGCCCCAGGCGCTGACCGGCCTCCCGGCGGGCGCCGGTGAGCCGGTGTGGAGCCCGGACGGGAGGGAGATCGCGTTCACCGCCCCGGTGGAGACCGGCGACCGGGAGCCGGCGGCCGGCTCCGGGAGGCCGGCCCCGCCCGTGGTGGCCGACCGGCTCTCCTATAAGGCGGACGGGCACGGCGTGTTCGGCACCGTCCGCGTCCACCTCCACGTGCTGGACCTGGAGAGCCGTGCGGTCCGCCAGGTCACCGACGGCGACTGGCACGCCGGCCGCCCGGCCTGGTCGCCCGACGGCCGCAGCCTCGCCTTCTGCGCGGCATCCGACCCCGACGCCGACCTGACGATGCGTTCGGCCGCGTATGTCCTCGACCCCGCCGACCCGGCCGCCCGGCCGCGCCGGATCGGCACCGGCGAGGGGACGGCGTACGCCGTCGACTGGACCGCCGACGGCGAGGCGCTCCTGGTCACCGGCCGTACGGACACCGAGCTCGGGCACGCGAGCGTTCTGCGCGTCCCGCTGGACGGCGGCGCCCCCGCCGACCTCACCGCCGTTCTCGACCGCAACGTCATGCCGGGCGGCACCGGCTACCCGGGCGCCGCCCCCCGGGAGGCGGCGGACGGGCGGACGCTGTTCTGCGTCCGCGACCGGGGCTGCACCCACCTGTACGCGCGGGACGCCGACGGGGGCGCGCCCCGGCCGCTGGTCGCCGGCGCGGGCCGGGTGGTCTCCGGGCTCTCCACCGTCGGCGACACGGCCGCCCTCGTCCTGGCCACGCCCACCTCCTACGGCGAGATCGCCACCGTCCAGCTGTCCACCGGCCGCGAGGAGGTGCTCACCCGGCACGGCGCCGGACACCAGGAGGTGGAGCTGTTCGCCGCCCGGGAGCGGGAGTTCACCGTCTCCGACGGCCGCACCGTGGAGGGCTGGCTGCTGCGCGACCCGGCCGCCACCGGCCCCGGCCCGCTGCTGCTGGACATCCACGGCGGCCCGCACAACGCCTGGAACGGATCGGCCGACCCCTTCCACCTCTACCACCAGGCGCTGGTGGCCCGCGGCTGGTCGGTGCTGCTGCTCAACCCGCGCGGCAGCGACGGCTACGGCGAGTCCTTCTTCACCGCCTCCCGCGGCGTCTGGGGCGCGGGCGACGCGGCCGACCTCCTGGAGCCCCTGGACGCCCTGGTCGCCGAGGGGATCGCGGACGCCCGCCGGCTGGCCGTGGCCGGCTACAGCTACGGCGGCTTCATGACCTGCTATCTCACCGGCCGCGACCGGCGCTTCGCCGCGGCCGTCGGCGGCGGCGTGGTCAGCGACCTGGCCAGCATGTGCGGCACCAGCGACGAGGCCCACCTGCTGGCCGTGGCCGAACTCGGCGGCCGCCCGTGGGAACTGCGCGAGCGCTACGCCGAACTCTCCCCGTACTCCCGGGTGGCGGAGGTCCGCACGCCGACGCTGCTCCTCCACGGGGCCGCCGACGAGCGCTGCCCGGTCGGGCAGGCCGAGCAGTGGTTCACCGCGCTGCGCGAGCGGGGCGTCCCCAGCCGGCTCGTCCTCTACCCCGGCGGCTCGCATCTGTTCCTCCTCGAAGGGCCGCCCTCCCACCGGGTGGACTACGCCCGCCGGATCGTCGACTGGGTGGAGCGCCACGCCCGCGCCACCGCCGAGGCCCCGGCCCGCGCGCCGCTGGACGCCGCACACTGGAACCGGCGGCTGGCGGCGCTGGCGGCCCGGCACCGGGTGCCCGGCGCGGTGCTGGGGATCTCCCGGGGCGGCGAACTCGCCCTGGCCGCCTGGGGCGTGCTGAACACCGAGACCGGCGTCCAGGTGGGTGAGGACTCGCTCTTCCAGATCGGGTCCGTCACCAAGATCTGGACCACCACCCTCCTCATGCAGCTGGTCGAGGAGGGCAGGCTCGACCTGGACGCCCCCGTCGCCGACGTCCTGCCCGAGCTGCGGCTGTCCGACCCGCAGGCGCGGAAGCAGGTGACGGTCCGTCATCTGCTCACCCACACCAGCGGCATCGACGGCGACGTCTTCACCGACACCGGGCGCGGCGACGACTGCCTGGAACGCTACGTGGAGCAGCTCGCCTCGGCGGCCCAGAACCACCCGCTGGGCGCCACGTTCTCCTACTGCAACTCCGGCTTCGTGCTGGCCGGCCGGATCGTCGAGAAGCTCACCGGCACGACCTGGGACGCGGCCGTCCGGGAGCGGCTGTGCGGCCCGCTCGGGCTGCGGCACACCACCACCCTGCCCGAGGAGGCGCTGCGCTTCCGCACCGCGATCGGCCACGACGCCGGCGGCGACGGGGAACCCCGACCGGTCCCGGCCTGGGGGCTGCCGCGCTCGTCCGGGCCGGCCGGGCTGATCACCGCGAGCGCCGCGGACGTCCTGGCCTTCGCGCGGGTGCACCTGGCCGGGGGGCTGGCCGCGGACGGGGGCCGGGTACTGTCGCGGCGGTCGGCGGAGGCGATGACCGCCAAGGAGGTCGACCTGCCCGACACCCACACCCTCGGGGACTCCTGGGGCCTGGGCTGGATCCGCTTCGGCTGGGACGGCCACCGGGTGATCGGCCACGACGGCAGCACCATCGGCCAGTCCGCCTTCCTCCGCCTGCTGCCCGAAGAGGATCTCGCGGTCACCCTCCTCTGCAACGGCGGCAGCGCCCAGGACCTCTACCTGGACCTCTTCCGGGAGGTCTTCGCGGAGCTGGCCGGGGTCGACATGCCGCAGCCGCTGGAACCGCCGGCCGAGCCGCCGGCGGTGGGCCTGGAGCGGCACCTCGGCCGCTACGAGCGGGCCGGGGCGCGGATCGAGATCCTGCGGGGCGAGGCGGGGCCGCGCCTGCGGCACACGGTCACCGGCCCGCTCGCCGCCATGGTGCCCGAGACGGTGCAGGAGGTGGACCTGGTGCCGGTCGCGGACGGCCTGTGGGTGGTGCGCCTGCCGGGCAGCCGGTCCTGGACCCCGGTCACCTTCTACCCGCTGCCGAGCGGCGAGCCGTACCTCCACTTCGGCCTCCGCGCCACCCCGAAGGTGTCCTGA
- a CDS encoding universal stress protein produces MAGTAERQGSRRQRPGRIVVGVDGSASSQEALRWAVGQGRLAGAVVEALAAWERPLDYGGYGVALMDVDFAGPARDALDSSIAALGPEAEKDVEIVRRVVQGHPADVLLKAAQGADLLVLGSRGHGGFAGALLGSVGQHCVQHAGCPVVIVRHGEQPADAEARTRPAS; encoded by the coding sequence ATGGCCGGCACGGCGGAGCGGCAGGGGTCCCGGAGGCAGCGGCCGGGGCGGATCGTGGTCGGAGTGGACGGCTCGGCGTCCTCCCAGGAGGCACTGCGGTGGGCCGTCGGGCAGGGCCGGCTGGCGGGGGCGGTGGTGGAGGCACTCGCGGCCTGGGAGCGGCCACTGGACTACGGCGGCTACGGCGTGGCGCTGATGGACGTCGACTTCGCTGGCCCGGCGCGGGACGCGCTCGATTCCAGCATCGCGGCACTGGGGCCGGAGGCGGAGAAGGACGTGGAGATCGTCCGCCGGGTGGTCCAGGGCCACCCGGCGGACGTCCTCCTCAAGGCCGCCCAGGGCGCTGATCTCCTCGTCCTGGGCAGCAGGGGCCACGGCGGCTTCGCCGGCGCCCTGCTCGGTTCGGTGGGCCAGCACTGCGTCCAGCACGCCGGCTGCCCCGTGGTGATCGTCCGCCACGGCGAACAGCCCGCAGACGCGGAGGCGCGGACCCGCCCGGCCTCCTAG
- a CDS encoding amidohydrolase family protein yields MRVVAVEEHMATEAFLRVAHGLEVVPGDETEMELMRTLERAPASRARLTDLDARLREMDALGQDMAVLSLNPPGVQPYPAADAVPLARDFNDALAAVVRRHPGRFGGLATVAPQDPAAAAAEIERAMGTLGLHGIMVNSHTGGRYLDEPEFAPLLAAAEEQHAPVYLHPRAPSALAPYRDYGLPGAIWGYQAEAGLHAMRLILSGALDRHPELTVVLGHLGEGIPYWLRRIDNRHAFAARTAGAATPMPRLSLTPSEYFRRNFVITTSGIDDPDVLALALRAVGEDNIMFAIDYPYEDPAGALAFLRDLPLTEAQRTAIGHRTAERVFGIA; encoded by the coding sequence GTGAGGGTCGTCGCGGTCGAGGAGCATATGGCCACCGAGGCGTTCCTGCGGGTGGCGCACGGCCTGGAGGTCGTGCCCGGCGACGAGACCGAGATGGAGTTGATGCGCACGCTGGAGCGCGCTCCCGCCTCCCGCGCCCGCCTCACCGATCTCGACGCCAGGCTGCGGGAGATGGACGCCCTCGGCCAGGACATGGCCGTGCTCAGCCTCAACCCGCCCGGCGTCCAGCCCTACCCGGCCGCCGACGCGGTGCCGCTGGCCCGGGACTTCAACGACGCGCTGGCCGCGGTCGTGCGGCGGCACCCCGGCCGATTCGGCGGGCTGGCCACGGTGGCGCCGCAGGATCCGGCCGCCGCGGCAGCCGAGATCGAGCGGGCCATGGGCACCCTGGGGCTCCACGGCATCATGGTCAACTCGCACACCGGCGGGCGGTATCTGGACGAGCCGGAGTTCGCGCCGCTGCTGGCGGCGGCCGAGGAGCAGCACGCGCCGGTCTACCTCCATCCGCGGGCACCGAGCGCCCTCGCTCCCTACCGCGACTACGGCTTGCCGGGTGCGATCTGGGGCTACCAGGCGGAGGCCGGGCTGCACGCCATGCGGCTCATCCTCAGCGGTGCCCTGGACCGTCACCCGGAGCTGACCGTCGTCCTCGGGCATCTCGGCGAGGGCATCCCGTACTGGCTGCGGCGGATCGACAACCGGCACGCGTTCGCGGCCAGGACGGCCGGGGCGGCCACACCGATGCCGAGGCTCTCGCTCACCCCGAGCGAGTACTTCCGCCGCAACTTCGTCATCACCACGAGCGGCATCGACGATCCCGACGTCCTCGCCCTCGCCCTGCGCGCCGTCGGCGAGGACAACATCATGTTCGCGATCGACTACCCGTACGAGGACCCGGCGGGAGCGCTGGCCTTCCTGCGGGACCTGCCCCTCACGGAGGCCCAGCGGACGGCCATCGGCCACCGCACCGCCGAACGGGTCTTCGGCATCGCCTAG
- a CDS encoding SDR family NAD(P)-dependent oxidoreductase translates to MSGAAAPRRAGLVTGAGSGIGRATALRFARDGAAVAVLDIDADAAAETAESIREDGGEALAVTVDIADERAVAAAVERTVASFGGLDFAVNNAGLASHHRRLDEMAPEEFERVVRVNLTGTFHCMRYELPALRARGGGAIVNVASNGGLYAIPTAPAYVAAKHGIVGLTKVAAVDYAPQGIRVNAVCPGPTRTPGFEAVAAGTDMIAMQASITPLGRLATPEEAAAAAVWLCSDDASYVTGIALSVDGGRRA, encoded by the coding sequence ATGAGCGGCGCGGCCGCCCCCCGGAGGGCGGGTCTGGTCACCGGCGCCGGCAGCGGGATCGGTCGCGCCACGGCGCTGCGGTTCGCCCGCGACGGAGCCGCGGTGGCGGTGCTCGACATCGACGCGGACGCGGCGGCCGAGACGGCGGAGTCGATCCGCGAGGACGGCGGCGAAGCCCTCGCCGTCACCGTCGACATCGCCGACGAGCGCGCCGTGGCGGCGGCCGTCGAGCGCACCGTCGCCTCCTTCGGCGGCCTCGACTTCGCGGTGAACAACGCCGGGCTGGCCTCGCACCACCGCAGGCTCGACGAGATGGCGCCCGAGGAGTTCGAGCGGGTGGTGCGGGTCAACCTCACCGGCACCTTCCACTGCATGCGGTACGAGCTGCCCGCGCTGCGCGCCCGCGGCGGCGGTGCGATCGTCAACGTCGCGTCCAACGGCGGCCTGTACGCGATTCCCACCGCGCCCGCCTATGTGGCCGCCAAGCACGGCATCGTCGGCCTCACCAAGGTCGCCGCCGTCGACTACGCGCCGCAGGGCATCCGGGTCAACGCCGTCTGCCCCGGCCCCACCCGCACGCCGGGCTTCGAGGCGGTGGCCGCCGGCACGGACATGATCGCGATGCAGGCGTCGATCACCCCGCTGGGCCGGCTCGCCACGCCCGAGGAGGCCGCCGCCGCGGCGGTCTGGCTCTGCTCCGACGACGCCTCCTACGTCACCGGGATCGCGTTGTCGGTCGACGGGGGGCGTCGGGCGTGA
- a CDS encoding class I SAM-dependent methyltransferase, translating to MRADDWLSDTRTSYDTVAAGYADFVRDAIPRLRYLRTALALFAESVLAAGAGPVADVGCGPGHVTAHLHALGVDAFGIDLSPGMVEVAWRDHPGLRFEVGSMTELGLPAASLAGLLAWHSLIHVPDEAMPSVIGGFHRALRPGGALQILFHIGDGSRLKTEGYGGHPMRVRVHRRRPGRMAGWLRAAGFVTEAQLLLDPEEEAAQAVLFARRD from the coding sequence ATGCGGGCGGACGACTGGTTGAGCGACACCCGGACCTCCTACGACACGGTCGCGGCCGGTTACGCCGACTTCGTGCGCGACGCCATTCCCCGGCTGCGGTATCTGCGCACGGCGCTGGCGCTGTTCGCCGAAAGCGTGCTGGCGGCGGGCGCCGGACCCGTGGCGGACGTCGGCTGCGGCCCTGGTCATGTCACCGCCCATCTGCACGCCCTCGGCGTCGACGCCTTCGGGATCGACCTCTCCCCCGGGATGGTCGAGGTGGCCTGGCGCGACCATCCGGGCCTGCGGTTCGAGGTGGGGTCGATGACGGAGCTCGGCCTTCCCGCGGCATCGCTGGCCGGGCTGCTCGCCTGGCACTCACTGATCCACGTCCCCGACGAGGCGATGCCGTCCGTGATCGGTGGCTTCCATCGGGCGCTGCGGCCGGGCGGAGCGCTGCAGATCCTGTTCCACATCGGCGACGGGTCTCGGCTGAAGACCGAGGGCTACGGCGGCCATCCGATGAGGGTGCGGGTCCACCGCCGCCGGCCGGGCCGGATGGCCGGCTGGCTGCGCGCGGCCGGGTTTGTGACGGAGGCTCAGCTGCTGCTGGACCCCGAGGAGGAGGCCGCGCAGGCGGTCCTCTTCGCGCGCCGCGACTGA
- a CDS encoding chemotaxis protein CheB, with product MQRTPRGEGSGRWSAVLVASSAGGVQGLKTLLGGLEGSLPVPVLVAQHLNRSRETMLVAILSRPSALRVKLAEDGEKPQAGTVYLAPPDQHLCVRDDGTLFLTREPRVNFARPAADPLFESAAATFDGGLIACVLTGADSDGARGVTAVKACGGTVLVQDPESAEFKGMPKAAIRSGQVDHVVHLPEMAGVVTRLLHGAPDGGEAAGPSR from the coding sequence GTGCAGAGAACTCCACGTGGTGAGGGCAGCGGCCGCTGGTCGGCCGTGCTGGTGGCCTCCTCGGCCGGCGGCGTCCAGGGACTGAAGACGCTGCTGGGCGGACTCGAGGGGTCTCTCCCGGTGCCGGTGCTGGTGGCCCAGCACCTCAACCGGTCCCGCGAGACCATGCTGGTGGCGATCCTCTCGCGCCCCTCCGCCCTACGGGTCAAGCTCGCCGAGGACGGCGAGAAGCCGCAGGCCGGCACCGTCTACCTGGCTCCGCCCGACCAGCACCTGTGCGTCCGGGACGACGGGACGCTGTTCCTCACCCGCGAGCCCCGGGTCAACTTCGCCCGCCCCGCCGCCGATCCGCTCTTCGAGTCCGCGGCCGCGACGTTCGACGGCGGGCTCATCGCCTGCGTGCTGACCGGCGCGGACAGCGACGGCGCCCGGGGCGTGACGGCCGTCAAGGCCTGCGGCGGCACGGTCCTGGTGCAGGACCCGGAGTCCGCTGAGTTCAAGGGGATGCCGAAGGCGGCGATCCGCTCGGGCCAGGTGGACCACGTGGTGCACCTGCCCGAGATGGCGGGCGTCGTCACCCGCCTTCTCCACGGTGCCCCGGACGGCGGCGAGGCCGCCGGGCCCTCGCGGTGA
- the msrA gene encoding peptide-methionine (S)-S-oxide reductase MsrA — translation MTEATEKALLAGGCFWGMQELIRSLPGVVATRVGYSGDADTPHPTYRNHGKHAESIEITFDSAVTDYRSILEYFFQIHDPTTSNRQGNDIGLSYRSAIFYLDEEQHRVAKDTIADVEASGLWPGPVVTEVVPAGPFWEAEPEHQDYLQRYPDGYTCHFPRPNWRLPKRA, via the coding sequence ATGACCGAGGCAACGGAGAAGGCCCTGTTGGCGGGCGGCTGCTTCTGGGGGATGCAGGAGCTGATCCGCTCGCTCCCCGGGGTGGTGGCGACCCGGGTCGGTTACAGCGGGGATGCCGACACGCCCCACCCCACCTACCGCAACCACGGGAAGCACGCGGAATCGATCGAGATCACCTTCGATTCCGCCGTCACCGACTACCGGTCGATCCTGGAGTACTTCTTCCAGATCCACGATCCGACCACCAGCAACCGGCAGGGCAACGACATCGGCCTCAGCTACCGCTCGGCGATCTTCTACCTCGACGAGGAGCAGCACCGCGTGGCCAAGGACACCATCGCGGACGTCGAGGCCTCCGGGCTGTGGCCGGGCCCGGTGGTGACCGAGGTGGTACCGGCCGGTCCGTTCTGGGAGGCCGAGCCGGAGCACCAGGACTACCTCCAGCGCTACCCGGACGGTTACACCTGCCACTTCCCGCGCCCCAACTGGCGGCTGCCGAAGCGCGCCTGA
- a CDS encoding MBL fold metallo-hydrolase, with product MSSTELARQECAVTILGGPTAVLDIGGLRIVSDPTFDDPAPHGYLTKTTGPAVAEADLGPVDLVLVSHDLHPDNLDDRGRAFAEAAPLVVTGPRSAERLGPPAVGLSPWSSRAVPRGDGGGDLTVLVVPAVHGPEDADRDADGNVNCEVSGFVLSGEGLPTVYISGDNASIRTVAEISRRLPDIDVAVLHAGAARVPTKFDGRPLSLDSRRAAAAAAVLDPRLVVPAHFDGWTHFSEGLADLRLAFDEAGLSELLRVAPHGSWTRLDKS from the coding sequence TTGTCGAGCACGGAACTGGCGCGGCAGGAATGCGCGGTCACCATCCTGGGCGGCCCCACCGCCGTCCTCGACATCGGCGGACTGCGCATCGTCAGCGACCCGACCTTCGACGACCCCGCGCCCCACGGATACCTGACGAAGACGACGGGGCCGGCGGTCGCCGAAGCCGACCTGGGCCCGGTCGATCTGGTGCTGGTCAGCCACGACCTCCACCCGGACAATCTCGACGACCGCGGCCGGGCGTTCGCCGAGGCCGCCCCGCTGGTCGTGACCGGCCCGCGCTCCGCGGAGCGGCTCGGGCCCCCTGCGGTGGGCCTGTCCCCCTGGAGCAGCCGTGCCGTGCCCCGCGGAGACGGCGGAGGCGACCTCACCGTGCTGGTCGTCCCCGCGGTGCACGGACCGGAGGACGCCGACCGCGACGCCGACGGCAACGTCAACTGCGAGGTGAGCGGTTTCGTGCTGTCCGGCGAGGGACTGCCCACCGTCTACATCAGCGGCGACAACGCCTCGATCCGGACCGTCGCGGAGATCTCCCGCCGCCTTCCGGACATCGACGTGGCGGTGCTGCACGCCGGAGCGGCGCGGGTGCCGACCAAGTTCGACGGCCGCCCGCTGTCCCTCGACAGCCGGCGGGCCGCCGCCGCGGCCGCCGTCCTCGACCCCCGCCTGGTGGTCCCCGCCCACTTCGACGGCTGGACCCACTTCTCCGAGGGGCTGGCCGATCTGCGACTGGCCTTCGACGAGGCCGGTCTCTCCGAACTCCTGCGGGTCGCCCCGCACGGGAGCTGGACCCGGCTCGACAAGTCCTGA